The sequence below is a genomic window from Theobroma cacao cultivar B97-61/B2 chromosome 6, Criollo_cocoa_genome_V2, whole genome shotgun sequence.
CGAGGGTACGAATTCACTACATGAGGTAAATTATAGATCCTTTGATTTGTGCTTGTTTGATACATGAAATAAgagttgttttttttattgatgtcCTTCTCATGTCTCtactactattttttttttatttttatatttaatagatTGTAATATCCACTGTTAGTCATGCAAATTCTAACATCTGAAACTTAAAATATAACTCTGCAAATTCTTCTTGACCAGGTCTTTCCCACAGTAAACCCAGCTGTTCTGGAGCAGTTGTCGAATGTGGACTGCATTGTTTATGCTATGGGCTCTCTATTCACTTCCCTCTGCCCATCATTGGTAACATTCTTGATTGTTTGTCGTACTGCATTCCTCAATCGTTTAATACGTAACAAGTATGCATTACACTTTAATAATGCAAAGACATACGCATCCCCATGTAACTTACACAGATGGTCATAAGTGCTTGAATGTGCACATGTGAGCACATACAATATATATGTGATTGAATGAAGTTGCCGCACAATGGTAATGCAGTTGCTACTAAAGATACTGATCATTATATTAGtgccttttgtttttgatcAGACAATGGCATTGTTATTACCCCAACACTTAGTGAATGATGCTCTTGTAATTAGGGGAATGATTCAAGTGGGATTTCTGGCACTATAGCACTATTCTTATTACATTTTCATGGGGGAATATTAATACAATAGTtgtcttttcccttttctgaATTTGATTCGCATGTTGAATAGGGATAGAAACACCTTCTGAATGGGACATCAGGTGCCTTGTTGGCTGAAATTTTTCTTATAGGGTAGAAAATTGAAGTATATGCAGTTGAACTTTGTCTTTTATCTGTTTCATTAGCAAAAATTCAatacttcttttttctttagacAAATTTCTGATCTacttcaatattttttaattttttggattGTTAATATATGGTTTGTCATTCTTTTTATCTTATCTGTAGGTCTTACTTGGCATTGGGGAGATCATTTCTTCTAGGTCCTGTCCTAAGGTATCAACCTATTGAACTGTTGAAGATTTATTTGATGCCAGACACCTACCAAGagaaatatttaatatattatactGCTCCGCTATGTAGTTAAAGctttttattgcttttttgCACTTTGGAAGATATATGTTAAACTGATTTGGCTCCTTCTACTATTAGGTACTTCTGTTGAATGGTACTCATGATCGAGAGACAACTGGCTTCTCTGCATCTTCCTTTGTAACTGCCATTACAGATGCTCTGAATCGAACATATGGAGATTCtcataattgtttaaaaaaacttGTGAGTGAATAGATTGAATtacagctttttttttttttcttttgtacaAGTTATTGAGTTACAGTTGATAACTTGCACACTCTGCATAGGTTATGATGACTCCTTCAATTGATTGTTATTAgtacaaatatataaattttgtcAAATTAACATCGAGGCTTTTTAATGTGTCTATCATGACACTGAAAACTcttaattaagataaaattgcAGAAGTAAGTGGAGAAGAATAGAAGAACGCATATTCTTACTTATTGCAGTTAATGTCTCTGTGCAGCCAAATCAGTACATCAATACTCTTTTGGTGCCCAAAGATGGTGAAATTCCCATAGATGTTCAATGCTTGTCTTCCCAAGGAATCTTTGATGTGGTATGTTTGCCTATAACCCCAActtgaatattatttatcTAATTTCTTGCTACTGCTAAGGTGAACTTACTCATACGATCACTTATAGAGTTGAACAGCATTTCAAAACTAGATCTTAGAAATTGGGTCTTTCTTATTATTGTGTGAAATGTTTAAGTTCTATTATGTCAGTTTATTTGGAAGAGGACCAGTCCTAGAACTAGAAAAGTTCCTGCTATTTCCTTGAGTTCCCTGTGGAAGCTAGTCCACTCTCTGGTGCCTCTGTCCATTCTCCTCCTTTCCATCAGGGTGCTATTTGGCAACTTGATTAGGAGCCTTGTTTTTGTCTCCAAAATGGACTCATTTGCGAGAGGCAGGTTGGCTGGGAGGGAATGCTGTCCTTTCTGGTCTCACGCAGGCAATCTTGTTTTAGAAGCGATAAACTTCATACTCTATATAACATGATAACAAATTGCATTAATGTGGTCCTCTGCAGGTCATTGTAGACTCCATACGTGACCCAAAAGTGGGTGTAATTTTTGATTCGGAGTCATTGATAAATGCTCTTGGCAATGTGGTGAGCAGATACATGAGGAACAAGGATTAACGAAACATGAACCCTCTAGTTGGTTTCTGGAAGAGCAGAATATATTTGTGTGGCTACCAAATCCTTCAATCAGAATTATTTATGAGGTATGTGGAATGGGAAATAAACATCAGCAGCCGCTTTCTAAATATGCTGCAACTTCCCTTCTTACTGAGAGAAGCAGATATCTTCCATTAACGGTGTCTACTAAAATGCAATTACTAATTCAAGATTTGTGGCATATGTTGTGATATAAGTGGTAGTTCTAAATCAGTTGAATTGTTCATGGCATTATGGTCATCAGAGGAAAACATGTGATGCCATATAAACTGTACAAAATTGACGTAAACGAGATTTTTCCAAGTTAGATTGTACTTTCTGGGAAGTTTGCAGTATGACATTTCTACAGCCGTTGGGCCTTAACACTAGATCATGTTCAAACTCATTTACATGTATTCCATTTCTTTTGTTATTCCTGCTTTGAAATCTTCAgtcctttttctttacttcAACTATGCAATTGCTCAAATCCTAACTGTCACCATATTCTTGGAGTCGACATTAACCCGATCAGCACGGCATCCATTGCCAGTTTTAAAGTAGACCATACATGGAATCCATGCAAGCGAAAAAGTAGTTCACAGTGCTCTTTTGCGAGACTAACAATGGCCACTGTGTTCCCCGCTGGCTTGATTGGATTCCCGCAATTTGTTCCCCTAACTGTGGCTAAAGTCTGGACAAAACTTTTCAACATTTGTCAAAGCTTTCACcctttttttcatcttttcatGCTTCAACTGGTTACGTGCTGATTGGCTGACGCACCATGCTCCAGGAAAATTGTTACGTTTTAAACTTGTCCAATTCtctttaatttgatttgatgtGCAGTTCGGATTCAGATTGGAAACCatatgttttaattaaagaagTAGGACTCTTAAAATTATCAACATTATTAAATtggtataatatttaaaaaatatatttaaattatttaaaaaatatataattaagtttttattttttattacattcaatcaattttatatttttattttaaataatttttttatatttttattttgaatcaaataaatttttttaactaattattgaCTTAGTAAAGATatcactttttattttatgaacaTGTTATAACTGATGATGACATGATGACATAATCATGtgatatgatatttttcattatatttcatcattttatatcaatGTCATGttgatataaaatgattagtaatattttaattcataaCAATCAGTCACTCATTAAtcataaagatttatttgattcaaaataaaaataaaagtatagtAAACTTAATTGAAggtaaatagaaaaataaaaatctatttaaaatttttaaaataagttaaaaactTTTTCTACCAATATGCctattgaatttttatcttCCTAAAGAAATTTACATATGAATCAGAATGGCAAAGATGATGCATCGCATTTCGGCGGCCATGTAACCTGAAAGACAAGGGAAAACAGTTAGCGCCAAAAGTGAATATATATGAACACGAGGCACAAGTCGTCAAGATTCTCCTTTGAAAGCTGTGGGAAATGACTCATTTGGTGGGACTCCTTCTATGATCATGATGGCACTCTTCACTGACGTGAAGTACGTAGATGGCATGTATAAGGGCCAAAAGTgaattttacatatatatgaaCACAAGAGCCACAAGTCATCAAGATTCTCCCCTGAAAACTCTGGGAAATGTCTCATTAATTAGCTGCGAAACTCCTATGATCATGATGGCATCATTTTTGCTGATGTGAAGTAGATGACATATATAACGTACTCAACACTTATAGTGGCTGGCcggccccccccccccccaaaattTCCAGGTTTCACACTTCGATAAACCTTGCTTGGCAAGCAAAAGATTGATGAATTTTCTGTATGGACCAATTATTAGATCATAAGTGCCTCTTGTAAAGTACTATAAATACCTGACGTTGGGTGCTTATTTTCTTCACAAACACAATTAGTAAAAATCCTTCTACTCATCTGCTGCCATCTCCACTTTGTAAACAATGACTTTAAGCCTTatcttgtttttcatttttgggaCATTGGCATCTCAGGCCATGTCCCGCACATTGCATGAAGCTGCCATTGCTAACAAACATGAGCAATGGATGGCACGTTATGGTCGAGTTTACGAGAGCCAATCAGAGAAGGACAGGCGTTTTATGATATTCAAGGACAACTTGGAATATATCGAGAACTTCAACAATGCAGCGAATAGGACTTATAAGTTAGGCATTAATGAGTTCGCAGACTTGACCCATGATGAATTCTTAGCGGCTCGTACTGGCTACAAGATGCTAGACAACCCAACAACAACCATAACAGCATCATTTAGGTATGCAACCATGACAGAAGTTCCAACAAGCTTGGATTGGAGGCAGCAAGGTGCTGTCACCCCTGTTAAAGACCAGGGAAGTTGTGGTAAGACTTAAAAGCATATCCTCTCAGCTCTCTATCTCCAAAAGTTTGAGTTATTATCTTTTTAACAagagtttttttgttttgtaggaTGTTGCTGGGCATTTTCAGCGGCAGCTGCCATGGAAGGGATAACCCAGATTAAAACCGGTAAGTTGATCTCAATGTCCGAGCAACAACTATTGGACTGCAGCACAAACGGCGGCAACCAGGGTTGCAATGGTGGTTGGATGACAAATGCCTTCCAATACATTATGGAAAACCAGGGCCTAACCACAGAGGAAAACTACCCATATGAGGAAATGCAAGGAACTTGTGCCATAGAGAAGGCGACAGCCCAAGTTGCTGATATCAGTGACTATGAGCAGGTACCTTCCAATGATGAGGAGGCATTACTCAAGGCTGTAACGAACCAACCTGTCTCGGTTGCCATTGACGGGAGTGGAAGAGACTTTAAATTTTACTCGGGTGGAATTTTTAGTGGAGATTGCGATACTTCTCTCACTCATGCTGTCACAATTATTGGATATGGGACTAGCGAAGACGGTACAAAGTACTGGCTGATCAAAAATTCATGGGGCCAAAGCTGGGGTGAGAATGGCTACATGAGGATTCAGAGGGATGTTGACAACCCAGAAGGTCTGTGCGGCCTTGCCAAGAAAGCTTCCTATCCAACtatctaattaattaagttcctATACATTTCGATGCTGGACATTTCTCATGTCCAGAATGACTATGTGTTTCTCCTTTCCAATAGTGGAAAGTTTTTCCAAGTGATGTTAGATTTGAGTTTTGTCAGTGTAGTAGATTGATGCATAAACATCTAAGCGtcatcataaaataaattgacaAGTTTTATTGAATGCTACAGTGCTTAGTGTTGATTCTGGTCAACTTAAGTTCTTGACACAAACCATATCGTGTACAATTCCAAGCCAATGGCCCTGGCTTTCGTATTTGTCTTCAAATGCCTAGAATTCGGTAACAAGACttgcatttttccttttcaaagtATGCTTGAGTTTCTTATTCTACTTTTAAAAGTTCTCTGATAGTGGGAGACACCatataaacttttatttttatcaaaaatttaaaatcaaatttcctTGTTTTCACGGCCCTTTCTAGTTGACCAATGTGCCATTTAGTATTCTCAATGCTTCTTgttaaaatcatatatatatatatatatatcacctTCATTGAGTGGCCAATGCACCTGCCTAAGGCCTACCCCTCCCCAAAGGGAGAGCAGAAAAAGTGTCCGAAGTGCCTCACGTGTTTGCATTAACATTAATTTATACCTTCTAGAAGAAAACGTTTTCATCATCTGTTTTAGATTTAATTCATAGAATTTGAAGATAGAGATTTCTCCCAACATCACTATCTAAAGCACCAGAGTCAAGTTTCGATGCTTTTTTTCGTATTCAAATGTTCGAGTGCTGTGTTTATAGACACAGATTAAGACAACACAAACAAAAAGGGAACAAGTCTACTTTCTTTTGCTTGTTACTTGGTCGTGTCTAATTGGCTTAGATTATGAACCCGACCAATCTGTTCATTGCTTCAACTCTGCTGACTCATCTCCTTAATTTGTACATTTGATTGGCTGATCAAGAATTATTAGTAACTAACTTTAGTGCTTGTTGACGATTGAACAGTCTTAACTGTACAGCTCATTATTCCCTTTTTTGGGGGGTAGAAATAGGCATGCATTATAACAAAAGACAATTATACAGAGAGATAGTTCCTGGGATAGTAATTGCCATGTACAGAGAGTTCATTGCTGACGGTAATCTTTCATCCCCAAATGTCGTAAGCGCATTATCTCTTCCCCATTAGCCTCAGGGAAATATGTTAGTGCTGCATCATGATTCGTGCTATAGGTTTTGCTTAACTTGTTTATTATCATGCCATGCTTGCTTAGTGGATAAAATGAGTAGTAGTATTACATTTTTAAGCACCCCGAACGTTGAGTAAACCCCGCTATCAAACTGGGATATTAAAACTAATTAGAAATGAGGTCGGTAGGAAGGGTGGATTCAGAACAAGCTGAAATCCTGTATCATCCTGCAGGGTATTTCTAATCAGGTAATTCGTCTGTAATAAAAATGGTATATTACTGTCAAATTTTGCCAGGAGGTTTTGATGTACACCATGATTCTTAAATTCTTAAGTCAAAATTTTGATAGCACAGTAATTCAGCTAAAAGGAAACCAGTCAATTCAATTCTTAAGGAATGATATATGTCATGATATTCACCCTTCCACAATTGACTTGGAGCAGTTAGATTCTTAAATTATTCCAGAGCAAACAACAGGATAACGATTGCAGTCAAACGTGGCTTGAGGGCCTGCATTTTATGCGTCAGCTCCACGGTAGAGTTAtatgttgaaaaatgaattctATTGGAGGAGCTATTGGATCACCTATAAATACCGAGTTTGTGGGATTACTTCTTCACTCACTTCCCAAATAGTTGAAGCCACTGAAACAGAAATACAACAATGGCTTTTGcactaaaagaaaaattcctTATTGCAATGGTGATTCTATTGGGGACTTTGGCATCTGCCATGCCCCGCAGATTGGATGAAACTGTTCTTTTCGAGAAATACCAGCAATGGATGACTCGGCATGGACGCACCtatgagaagaaagaagaggaGAATTGGCGTTTCGAGATATTCAAAGACAACCTGGAATTCGTAGAAAAATTCAACATGGGGAATCAAACTTACAAGTTGAGCATCAATCAATTTGCAGACCTAACTAATGAAGAATTCCGAGCTTCCTACGCTGGATACAAGATATTAACTCGCAGAGTTCCACCCAAATCCAAAAGGTTCAAATATGAAAACCAGACCGATGTCCCAGCTAGCATGGACTGGAGAAAGAAAGGGGCTGTCACCCATATTAAGGACCAAGGTTCTTGTAGTAAGAAAACCACACTTACGTCCAAAAGTCTTCAAGTGTAAAATTAATTGCTAAATCATTCTTTGTTTCTAACTTATTTTCACTTGTGTATGAAGAAAGTTGCTGGGCATTCTCAACCATTACAGCTGTGGAAGGGATCGCCAAGATCAAAACCGGTCAGTTAATCTCACTCTCTGCGCAACAACTAGTGGACTGCGTCAAAACCAAAGATACTGACGGTTGCAGCGGTGGTTGGATGGATGATGCGTTTGCATACATTGTAAAAAACCAAGGTCTTGCCAGCGAAACAAAATACCCATACACGAGTAATGATGGAACTTGCAGCCCCCGGAAAGCAGCTATTAGAATTGTGAAGATAAAAGGCTATGAAGATGTACCTCCCAAAAATGAAGAAGCACTTCGAAAGGCTGCAAGCCAGCAACCTGTCTCAGTATCGCTTAATGGTGGTGGACGTAACTTTCAGTTTTATTCGGAAGGGGTTTTCACAGGACATTGCGGGACCTCTTTAGATCATGCTGTTACCATTGTTGGGTATGGAACAAGTGAGGATGGCGTCAAATACTGGTTAATCAAGAACTCATGGGGCAAATCTTGGGGTGAAAGTGGCTATATGAGGATTCAGAGAGATATTCATTCGTCTAAGGGCCTCTGCGGCATTGCTAGAGAGCCTTCCTATCCAGTGGCATGATTAGGCACGTCGACCCTCGGGTGCCCTTATAAGTTAATACTCGCTCTTGATTGGCCTCAAGTGTTCTTTGCTGTGATATGATCGTGTCCTATGGCTGTTTACATAAAGCTGTCAGGTTAACTATATAAAATTGGGCTTCTTCTTAATGTATTGAATCCCATATAATATTGTAAGTACGAAGATAATCTATATGTTCTACGATCCTGGCTTTGAACAGTTAGTCACGtattcttgtttttctttttttttgaaagattttctcTATTAATGGGTAGAAATGATACCGAAGAAGACCTTCCCTATCCCTTCCATGCAAAGCATTCCCAAAACCACATAAACAGAGTTAATGCTTATCAAAGCCATTAGCTTAGACCACTCACAAAAAGATAAGGACATACAATAACTTAAGGTATCACAGTTCTAGTACATCACTACTTTACCACCTCTTAAAGCACAGCTGACATCATATCGGAATC
It includes:
- the LOC108662477 gene encoding zingipain-2-like isoform X1, whose product is MAFALKEKFLIAMVILLGTLASAMPRRLDETVLFEKYQQWMTRHGRTYEKKEEENWRFEIFKDNLEFVEKFNMGNQTYKLSINQFADLTNEEFRASYAGYKILTRRVPPKSKRFKYENQTDVPASMDWRKKGAVTHIKDQGSCKSCWAFSTITAVEGIAKIKTGQLISLSAQQLVDCVKTKDTDGCSGGWMDDAFAYIVKNQGLASETKYPYTSNDGTCSPRKAAIRIVKIKGYEDVPPKNEEALRKAASQQPVSVSLNGGGRNFQFYSEGVFTGHCGTSLDHAVTIVGYGTSEDGVKYWLIKNSWGKSWGESGYMRIQRDIHSSKGLCGIAREPSYPVA
- the LOC108662477 gene encoding ervatamin-B-like isoform X2, which translates into the protein MAFALKEKFLIAMVILLGTLASAMPRRLDETVLFEKYQQWMTRHGRTYEKKEEENWRFEIFKDNLEFVEKFNMGNQTYKLSINQFADLTNEEFRASYAGYKILTRRVPPKSKRFKYENQTDVPASMDWRKKGAVTHIKDQESCWAFSTITAVEGIAKIKTGQLISLSAQQLVDCVKTKDTDGCSGGWMDDAFAYIVKNQGLASETKYPYTSNDGTCSPRKAAIRIVKIKGYEDVPPKNEEALRKAASQQPVSVSLNGGGRNFQFYSEGVFTGHCGTSLDHAVTIVGYGTSEDGVKYWLIKNSWGKSWGESGYMRIQRDIHSSKGLCGIAREPSYPVA
- the LOC108662614 gene encoding zingipain-2-like gives rise to the protein MTLSLILFFIFGTLASQAMSRTLHEAAIANKHEQWMARYGRVYESQSEKDRRFMIFKDNLEYIENFNNAANRTYKLGINEFADLTHDEFLAARTGYKMLDNPTTTITASFRYATMTEVPTSLDWRQQGAVTPVKDQGSCGCCWAFSAAAAMEGITQIKTGKLISMSEQQLLDCSTNGGNQGCNGGWMTNAFQYIMENQGLTTEENYPYEEMQGTCAIEKATAQVADISDYEQVPSNDEEALLKAVTNQPVSVAIDGSGRDFKFYSGGIFSGDCDTSLTHAVTIIGYGTSEDGTKYWLIKNSWGQSWGENGYMRIQRDVDNPEGLCGLAKKASYPTI